One part of the Desulfonema ishimotonii genome encodes these proteins:
- a CDS encoding methyl-accepting chemotaxis protein, translated as MVAITGIAGYFAFSARKELKTERLSQTIVTDVFQMIAMEAVFLRNSDRGTLALCEAREKTVDSDLAELVRLTDGMALGNIVMRIQALKSAHSDNFQKLIQNVFSIKSGKAAINSKINGVQDLLKRIVAFVDSEENVLIMEGEVLGGSEASLRTEAKDFLFLWSQRLLNLQDLILYSKEDAYRIRLKNLSDLLEIKKNNLVVDLLAIRSDECNGIWNQADKELEEIDLLEKELLAHWIREQALTDKSRNSVIAFKDAVTEIAALTTRALDQNFRRSYPAVLLVAVAGTVLSVFLSVLIFRSVFSMINRVTGGLKMTSVRVLSSAEQIAVSSHALAEGASEQAASVEETSASFEEIAAMARQNADNAGHADGLMREAAGVIQQANNSVEEFIRAMEEITHVSQETSQIIKTIDAIAFQTNLLALNAAIEAARAGEAGAGFAVVAEEVKRLAMRTTDAARNTAVLIEKTIGKVAEGEGLVGKSSEAFARVDDSREKVGNIVREIVAASGEQAEGIAQISDVVNEMDKVIQQNAANAEESAGASEELKSEAGRMDIFVRDLIAFVGSKAATGETGVSVSDLKNALPGKPVAAPVCASASPKGGRPGVSEVSPEQLISFDDNADEF; from the coding sequence ATGGTTGCCATTACAGGCATTGCCGGTTATTTCGCATTTTCGGCCAGAAAAGAGCTGAAGACAGAACGTTTAAGCCAGACCATTGTCACGGATGTGTTTCAAATGATTGCGATGGAAGCGGTATTTCTTCGGAACTCCGACCGGGGAACGCTGGCCTTGTGTGAGGCCAGAGAAAAGACGGTTGATTCTGATCTGGCAGAGCTGGTCCGATTGACAGACGGAATGGCGCTGGGAAATATCGTCATGCGGATTCAGGCGTTAAAGTCCGCACATTCTGATAATTTTCAAAAGCTTATTCAGAATGTATTCAGCATAAAATCCGGGAAGGCGGCAATCAATTCAAAAATTAACGGGGTTCAGGATCTTCTGAAGCGCATTGTGGCATTTGTTGATTCTGAAGAAAATGTTTTAATCATGGAGGGGGAAGTGCTTGGCGGGTCTGAAGCCTCGTTGCGGACAGAGGCGAAGGATTTTCTGTTTTTATGGAGCCAGCGCCTGCTGAATCTTCAGGATCTGATTCTGTATTCAAAGGAGGACGCCTACCGGATCCGTCTGAAAAATCTGTCGGATTTGCTTGAAATAAAGAAAAATAATCTGGTGGTCGATTTGCTTGCTATCCGTTCTGATGAATGTAATGGCATCTGGAATCAGGCAGACAAAGAGCTGGAGGAGATTGACTTACTTGAAAAAGAACTGCTCGCGCATTGGATTCGGGAGCAGGCGCTGACGGACAAATCCCGGAATTCAGTAATCGCGTTCAAAGATGCGGTAACTGAAATCGCCGCGCTGACAACCAGAGCGCTGGATCAGAATTTCCGGCGCAGTTACCCTGCTGTTTTGCTGGTGGCAGTGGCGGGCACCGTTCTCTCGGTTTTTCTGAGTGTGCTTATATTTCGCTCCGTTTTCAGTATGATTAACCGGGTTACAGGCGGGCTGAAAATGACCTCTGTCCGGGTGCTGTCATCCGCAGAGCAGATTGCCGTGTCGAGCCATGCGCTGGCCGAAGGCGCTTCAGAGCAGGCCGCGTCTGTGGAGGAAACTTCGGCGTCGTTTGAAGAGATTGCGGCCATGGCCCGTCAGAATGCGGATAACGCAGGCCATGCAGATGGCCTGATGCGGGAGGCCGCCGGCGTTATTCAACAGGCGAACAACTCCGTGGAGGAATTTATCCGGGCAATGGAGGAGATCACCCATGTCAGCCAGGAAACCTCACAGATTATCAAAACCATTGACGCAATTGCCTTTCAGACCAATCTGCTGGCCCTGAATGCCGCCATTGAGGCGGCCAGAGCGGGTGAGGCCGGGGCCGGTTTTGCCGTGGTAGCCGAAGAAGTGAAGCGTCTGGCCATGCGGACCACTGATGCGGCCAGGAACACCGCAGTGCTGATTGAAAAGACCATCGGCAAGGTGGCAGAAGGCGAAGGCCTGGTTGGCAAAAGCAGTGAAGCCTTTGCCCGGGTGGATGACAGCCGTGAAAAGGTCGGCAATATTGTCCGTGAGATTGTGGCAGCCTCCGGTGAGCAGGCTGAGGGTATCGCACAGATCAGCGATGTTGTTAATGAGATGGACAAGGTGATTCAGCAGAATGCGGCCAATGCGGAAGAATCGGCAGGGGCCTCCGAAGAGTTGAAATCCGAGGCCGGTCGCATGGATATTTTTGTCCGGGATCTGATCGCGTTTGTGGGAAGTAAGGCGGCGACCGGGGAGACCGGTGTTTCTGTGTCCGATTTAAAGAACGCATTGCCGGGAAAGCCGGTGGCCGCACCGGTCTGCGCATCTGCTTCCCCAAAGGGCGGTCGTCCCGGCGTTTCAGAGGTATCACCGGAGCAGCTGATTTCCTTTGATGATAATGCGGATGAGTTCTGA
- the icmF gene encoding fused isobutyryl-CoA mutase/GTPase IcmF — MNIQTEPYKPQNHVRVVTATSLFDGHDASISIFRRILQSTGAEVIHLGHNRSVQEVVDAAIEEDVQGIAISSYQGGHVEFFKYMVDLLRERHADHIKVFGGGGGVIVPEEIRELEEYGVTRIYSPEDGTKWGLQGIINHMVESMDYPLSLSKDFDFSDLNTDNKLMVARLITAVEQTSVQNNGHMAKLRADLQKRIGDRITPVIGITGTGGAGKSSLTDELILRILHDIDGISVAIISSDPSRRKTGGALLGDRIRMNAINSPRVYMRSLATRKSNAEIPDFLPDAISVARAAGYDLIIAETAGIGQGDSKITDLVDVSVYVMTSEFGAASQLEKIDMLDYADITVVNKYEKRGGEDAVRDVRKQIQRNREDWTLQPEEMPVFGTIASKFNDDGVTALYHALVETIAENTGVKFETHLPRSESKTSGSKTIIIPPERTRYLAEIADTVRTYHSHTETQADVIRRSWHLKETLESIEGELHGDAPTLLNRLKDALAKAEKAVDKEAGSLLEKWEEFRESYTKDELVYHVRGREIRVPLTTESLCHKKIPKISLPKFKDPGEIYRWMRRENLPGYFPFTGGVFPLKRVGEDPTRMFAGEGDPARTNRRFRLLSANYDAKRLSTAFDSVTLYGYDPDPRPDIYGKVGNSGVSICTLDDVKVLYSGFELCSPTTSVSMTINGPAPIILAMFMNTAIDQQVDKFREEHGRDPFPEEYEDLRAMVLSSVRGTVQADILKEDQGQNTCIFSIEFALKMMGDIQQFFMENNVRNFYSVSISGYHIAEAGANPISQLAFTLANGFTYVEYYLSRGMDLDSFGPNLSFFFSNGMDPEYTVIGRVARRIWAVAMREKYGASERSQKLKYHIQTSGRSLHSQDIQFNDIRTTLQALCAIYDNCNSLHTNAFDEAITTPTTESVRRALAIQLIINREWGLAKNENPLQGSFIVEELTDLVEEAVLTEFDRITERGGVLGAMETGYQRSKIQEESIYYETLKHTGELPIIGVNTFRDPHADDNDLIEGGGPGCVELARATDEEKQSQLTRLKDFQERNREHAPEALKKLQQAALSGDNVFAAMMDAVRHCSLGQISQALYDVGGQYRRNM, encoded by the coding sequence ATGAATATTCAGACTGAACCGTACAAACCTCAGAATCATGTCAGGGTCGTTACCGCGACCTCCCTGTTTGACGGGCACGACGCATCCATCAGTATTTTCCGGAGAATTTTACAGTCCACCGGTGCCGAGGTCATCCATCTGGGCCACAACCGCTCCGTTCAGGAGGTCGTGGATGCGGCTATTGAGGAGGATGTTCAGGGCATTGCCATCTCCAGCTACCAGGGGGGGCATGTGGAGTTTTTCAAATACATGGTGGACCTGCTCAGAGAACGCCATGCCGACCATATCAAGGTGTTCGGCGGCGGGGGCGGCGTCATCGTGCCCGAGGAGATCCGGGAGCTGGAAGAGTACGGCGTCACCAGGATTTACTCGCCCGAAGACGGGACAAAATGGGGGCTCCAGGGCATTATCAATCACATGGTGGAGAGCATGGACTATCCGCTCTCCCTGAGCAAGGACTTTGATTTCAGCGATCTGAACACGGACAACAAGCTGATGGTGGCCCGGCTGATCACCGCTGTGGAGCAGACCTCCGTTCAGAACAATGGCCATATGGCGAAACTGCGGGCGGATCTGCAGAAAAGGATCGGCGACCGGATTACCCCGGTCATCGGCATCACCGGAACCGGCGGGGCCGGAAAATCCTCCCTGACCGATGAACTGATCCTGCGGATTCTCCATGACATTGACGGCATCAGTGTCGCCATCATCAGCAGCGATCCCTCCCGGCGGAAGACAGGCGGCGCACTTCTGGGCGACCGGATTCGCATGAATGCCATCAACAGCCCCCGCGTTTATATGCGCTCCCTGGCCACCCGGAAATCCAACGCGGAGATTCCCGACTTTCTGCCGGACGCCATCAGTGTGGCCAGAGCAGCCGGGTATGATCTGATTATCGCGGAGACGGCCGGCATCGGGCAGGGCGACTCCAAGATCACCGATCTGGTCGATGTCTCCGTCTATGTGATGACCAGCGAGTTCGGCGCGGCCTCCCAGCTTGAGAAGATCGACATGCTTGACTACGCGGACATCACGGTGGTGAACAAGTATGAGAAACGGGGGGGCGAGGATGCGGTGCGGGATGTTCGCAAACAGATCCAGCGCAACCGGGAAGACTGGACCCTGCAGCCGGAGGAGATGCCGGTTTTCGGGACCATCGCCTCCAAGTTCAACGACGACGGTGTGACCGCCCTGTATCACGCCCTTGTGGAGACCATTGCGGAAAATACCGGGGTGAAATTTGAGACCCATCTGCCCCGGTCCGAGAGCAAAACGTCCGGGTCCAAGACCATCATCATCCCGCCGGAGCGCACCCGGTATCTGGCGGAGATTGCCGACACGGTGCGCACTTATCACAGCCATACCGAAACGCAGGCCGATGTGATCCGCAGGTCGTGGCACCTGAAAGAGACCCTGGAGAGCATTGAAGGCGAACTTCACGGCGATGCGCCCACCCTTCTGAACCGGCTGAAAGACGCGCTGGCCAAGGCGGAAAAGGCCGTTGACAAAGAGGCTGGCAGTCTTCTGGAAAAATGGGAGGAGTTCAGGGAAAGTTACACCAAAGATGAGCTGGTCTACCACGTCCGGGGCCGGGAGATCCGGGTACCCCTGACCACCGAATCCCTGTGTCATAAGAAGATTCCCAAGATTTCCCTGCCCAAGTTCAAAGATCCCGGCGAGATTTACCGGTGGATGCGCCGGGAGAACCTGCCCGGCTATTTCCCCTTTACGGGCGGCGTATTTCCCCTGAAGCGGGTGGGCGAGGATCCCACGCGCATGTTTGCGGGCGAGGGCGATCCGGCCCGGACCAACCGCCGTTTCCGTCTGCTCTCGGCCAACTACGATGCCAAGCGCCTTTCCACGGCCTTTGACTCCGTGACCCTGTACGGATACGACCCGGACCCCCGCCCGGATATCTACGGCAAGGTGGGCAACTCCGGCGTCAGCATCTGTACCCTGGATGACGTAAAGGTTTTGTACAGCGGGTTTGAACTCTGCTCCCCCACCACTTCGGTCTCCATGACCATCAACGGCCCGGCCCCCATTATCCTCGCCATGTTTATGAACACGGCCATTGACCAGCAGGTGGACAAGTTCAGAGAGGAACACGGCAGAGATCCGTTTCCGGAAGAGTACGAAGATCTTCGCGCCATGGTACTCTCCAGTGTGCGGGGCACAGTGCAGGCCGATATCCTCAAGGAGGACCAGGGACAGAACACCTGCATTTTCTCCATTGAATTTGCCCTGAAGATGATGGGCGATATTCAGCAGTTCTTCATGGAGAACAATGTCCGCAATTTCTACTCGGTCTCCATTTCCGGGTATCACATTGCCGAAGCCGGGGCAAACCCCATCTCCCAGCTGGCGTTCACGCTGGCCAACGGGTTTACCTATGTGGAATACTATCTCTCCAGAGGCATGGATCTGGACAGCTTCGGGCCGAACCTCTCCTTTTTCTTCTCCAACGGCATGGACCCCGAATACACGGTTATCGGGCGGGTGGCCCGCCGTATCTGGGCCGTTGCCATGCGGGAGAAATACGGCGCATCCGAGCGGTCCCAGAAGCTCAAATACCATATCCAGACATCGGGGCGTTCCCTGCACAGCCAGGATATCCAGTTCAACGATATCCGGACCACGTTGCAGGCCCTGTGTGCGATTTATGACAACTGCAACAGCCTGCACACCAACGCCTTTGACGAGGCCATTACAACGCCGACCACGGAGTCGGTGCGGCGCGCCCTGGCGATTCAGCTGATCATCAACCGGGAGTGGGGGCTGGCGAAAAATGAGAATCCGCTTCAGGGCAGCTTTATTGTCGAAGAACTGACCGATCTGGTGGAAGAGGCCGTGCTGACCGAGTTTGACCGGATCACCGAGCGCGGCGGTGTGCTGGGCGCAATGGAGACGGGGTATCAGCGGAGCAAGATTCAGGAGGAATCCATCTACTACGAGACCTTGAAACATACGGGCGAACTGCCCATTATCGGTGTCAACACCTTCCGCGATCCCCATGCGGACGACAACGACCTGATCGAAGGCGGCGGACCCGGCTGTGTGGAACTGGCGCGGGCCACGGATGAGGAAAAACAGTCCCAGCTCACGCGGCTGAAGGATTTCCAGGAGCGGAACAGGGAACACGCGCCCGAAGCATTGAAAAAACTTCAGCAGGCGGCCCTGTCCGGCGACAACGTCTTTGCGGCCATGATGGACGCGGTGCGCCATTGTTCGCTGGGACAGATCTCCCAGGCGCTCTATGACGTGGGCGGACAGTATCGGCGGAATATGTAA
- a CDS encoding helix-turn-helix domain-containing protein — translation MAAKKDELTPIGKKIRNIRLEKKITLDRIANETGYSTDYLKAVEAGDEMPPVGALLQIARALEIDSGFFLKEQESTMQERVKAYTKRTDEYAYETLTPGAENKHLKAFRVSIDPMEAHTGVGYRHEGEEFNYVLKGRVEVVVGDHVNTLEAGESLHFNSSIKHQLRNIGEETAELLVIIYTP, via the coding sequence ATGGCAGCAAAAAAGGATGAGCTGACCCCTATCGGAAAAAAGATCAGAAATATCCGGCTTGAAAAAAAGATCACCCTGGACCGCATTGCCAATGAAACCGGGTACTCCACTGACTACCTGAAGGCGGTTGAGGCGGGCGACGAGATGCCCCCGGTCGGTGCGCTGTTGCAGATCGCCAGAGCGTTGGAGATCGACTCCGGTTTTTTCCTGAAAGAGCAGGAATCGACCATGCAGGAGCGGGTAAAAGCCTATACCAAGCGCACGGATGAGTATGCGTATGAAACCCTGACCCCCGGTGCTGAAAACAAGCATCTGAAAGCCTTTCGCGTAAGTATTGACCCGATGGAGGCGCATACGGGTGTGGGATACCGGCACGAGGGGGAAGAGTTTAATTACGTGCTGAAAGGCCGGGTAGAGGTGGTTGTGGGCGATCATGTCAATACCCTGGAAGCGGGCGAATCCCTCCATTTTAACTCAAGCATCAAGCACCAGCTCAGAAATATCGGGGAAGAGACCGCCGAACTGCTGGTGATTATTTACACACCGTAA
- a CDS encoding acetyl-CoA C-acetyltransferase, whose protein sequence is MREAVIVSAARTPLGAFNGSLGNIGATDLGGMVIAEAVRRAGIDKEAVDEVLMGQVLPCGYGQNPAKQAAVKAGLPWAAECITVNKVCGSALKTVMLAAQAIQLGDADVVVAGGMETMSMAPYYLEKGRFGYRMGPGQIQDHMVHDGLWDAVNDFHMGISNELCSEKYNVSREEQDRFAAESFRRAVAAIEAGRFKDEIMPVEIPQRKGDPKIFDQDECARETPYEVLSKMRGAFKKGGVGTAGNASIISDGAAAVVVMAREKAEELGCEIMATIGAQASYGIDMKYVLVAPIWAVPKCLKKEGISIEDVDLFEVNEAFSGSSVAIVKELNLDMAKVNVNGGAVALGHPIGASGCRVLITLLYEMIRQDKKTGLATLCLGGGEAVAMIIKR, encoded by the coding sequence ATGAGAGAAGCAGTTATTGTCAGCGCAGCGCGAACGCCATTGGGAGCTTTTAACGGCTCTCTGGGAAATATCGGAGCAACCGACCTGGGCGGCATGGTCATCGCCGAGGCCGTCAGGCGGGCGGGAATTGACAAAGAGGCGGTGGATGAGGTCCTCATGGGCCAGGTGCTGCCCTGCGGCTATGGCCAGAACCCGGCCAAGCAGGCGGCAGTCAAGGCCGGACTGCCCTGGGCTGCCGAATGTATCACCGTCAACAAGGTGTGCGGATCGGCCCTGAAAACAGTCATGCTGGCAGCCCAGGCGATACAGTTGGGGGATGCCGACGTGGTGGTGGCCGGCGGCATGGAAACCATGAGCATGGCCCCCTATTATCTGGAAAAGGGCCGCTTCGGCTACCGCATGGGGCCGGGGCAGATCCAGGACCATATGGTTCATGACGGCCTGTGGGATGCGGTCAATGACTTCCATATGGGCATATCCAACGAACTCTGTTCGGAAAAGTACAACGTCAGCCGGGAGGAACAGGACCGGTTTGCAGCGGAATCCTTTCGCCGGGCCGTGGCGGCCATTGAGGCGGGCAGGTTCAAAGACGAGATTATGCCGGTGGAGATCCCCCAGCGCAAGGGCGATCCCAAAATATTCGATCAGGACGAATGCGCCAGGGAGACGCCCTACGAGGTACTCTCCAAAATGCGGGGGGCGTTTAAAAAGGGCGGGGTGGGCACAGCCGGAAACGCCTCGATCATCAGCGACGGCGCGGCCGCCGTGGTGGTCATGGCCCGTGAAAAGGCCGAGGAACTGGGCTGCGAGATCATGGCGACCATCGGCGCACAGGCCTCCTACGGCATTGACATGAAATACGTTCTGGTGGCTCCCATATGGGCTGTCCCCAAGTGTTTGAAAAAAGAGGGTATTTCCATTGAAGATGTGGATCTGTTCGAGGTCAACGAGGCGTTCAGCGGCTCCAGTGTCGCCATTGTCAAAGAGCTGAACCTGGATATGGCAAAGGTTAACGTCAACGGCGGCGCAGTGGCCCTGGGCCATCCCATCGGGGCCAGCGGCTGCCGGGTGCTGATCACGCTGCTGTACGAGATGATCCGCCAAGACAAAAAGACCGGTCTGGCGACGCTCTGTCTGGGCGGCGGCGAAGCTGTGGCCATGATCATAAAGCGCTAA
- a CDS encoding 3-hydroxybutyryl-CoA dehydrogenase — protein MEIKTFGVIGAGQMGNGIAQVAAMSGLNVIMNDIKEEFVQRGVENITRILSKNVDKGRMTAEEKDAVLGRIRTSVALADMAEADFVVEAATENEPIKFKIFQDLDEICKPGVILSSNTSSIPIGRIAAQTKRPDKVIGMHFMNPVPVMKLVEVIRGLATSDETFTTTWDLSVKFGKTPAEASDFPGFIANRILLPMINEAVYCLYHGVGEPEAIDTVMKLGMNHPMGPLALADLIGLDTCLAIMETLYNGFKDSKYRPCPLLRKYVEAGWLGRKTGRGFYEYK, from the coding sequence ATGGAGATTAAAACATTCGGTGTCATCGGTGCGGGGCAGATGGGGAACGGCATTGCCCAGGTGGCCGCCATGAGCGGACTCAATGTCATTATGAACGACATCAAAGAGGAGTTCGTTCAGCGCGGCGTGGAGAACATCACCAGGATTCTGAGCAAGAACGTTGACAAGGGCAGGATGACCGCCGAAGAAAAAGATGCGGTGCTGGGCCGGATCAGAACCAGTGTGGCACTGGCCGACATGGCCGAAGCCGACTTTGTGGTGGAGGCCGCCACGGAAAACGAGCCGATCAAGTTCAAAATCTTCCAGGATCTGGACGAGATCTGCAAGCCGGGTGTGATTCTGTCCAGCAACACCTCCTCCATTCCCATCGGGCGCATTGCGGCCCAGACCAAACGGCCGGATAAGGTCATCGGAATGCACTTCATGAACCCGGTGCCGGTGATGAAGCTGGTTGAGGTCATTCGCGGGCTGGCCACCTCCGACGAGACGTTCACAACCACCTGGGATCTCTCCGTGAAGTTCGGCAAAACCCCGGCGGAAGCCAGTGATTTCCCCGGATTTATCGCTAACCGCATCCTCCTGCCCATGATCAACGAGGCGGTCTACTGCCTGTATCACGGTGTGGGGGAGCCGGAGGCCATCGACACCGTGATGAAGCTCGGCATGAACCATCCCATGGGGCCGCTGGCGCTGGCCGACCTGATCGGGCTGGACACCTGCCTGGCGATTATGGAAACCCTTTATAACGGATTCAAAGATTCCAAATACCGTCCCTGCCCCCTGCTGAGAAAGTATGTGGAGGCCGGATGGCTCGGCAGAAAAACAGGTCGCGGTTTTTACGAATATAAATAA
- a CDS encoding thermonuclease family protein — protein sequence MSETHYVIIIGSAVAALLCFMLLLRRGGDPLPERDPKCIWHSTVIRIDKVYDGDTFFAHVKGHFPIDKKPVGIRVRGVDTPEMKGSRPSVKKKAVKAKQLVESELRNARKIHLYNISMKDKYGRMLATVFCDRRDLGRMLIEKKLAKTYDGGKKAAW from the coding sequence GTGAGCGAAACCCATTACGTGATTATCATTGGCAGCGCCGTTGCCGCCCTGCTTTGCTTTATGCTGCTGCTCAGACGGGGAGGGGACCCGCTTCCCGAAAGAGACCCGAAATGTATATGGCACAGCACGGTCATCCGCATCGACAAGGTCTACGATGGCGATACTTTTTTTGCCCATGTCAAAGGCCATTTTCCCATTGACAAAAAACCGGTGGGCATCCGTGTGCGGGGGGTGGACACGCCGGAAATGAAAGGTTCCCGGCCTTCTGTCAAAAAAAAGGCTGTGAAGGCAAAGCAACTGGTGGAATCGGAACTTCGGAACGCACGGAAGATCCACCTGTACAATATCAGCATGAAAGACAAATATGGGCGGATGCTGGCAACCGTTTTCTGTGACCGCCGGGATCTCGGCAGAATGCTGATTGAAAAGAAGCTGGCCAAAACCTATGATGGCGGGAAAAAAGCCGCATGGTAA
- a CDS encoding acyl-CoA dehydrogenase, which produces MPFFKLTDEQLMIQSMVREFSRKVLAATAAERDKTKEFPAGNLKQMGDLGLMGMMIPPEYGGEGADTISYVLALSEVAYSCASTAVVMSVHNSIVCESILKFGSEAQKQKYLPQLTDADIIGAFALTEPHAGSDPVAQMTTAEKKGDRYVINGSKRFITSGKNCGLVIVTAKTDESKKHKGISAFIVEQGTPGLIVGNIEDKMGLRASDTTDLIFENCEVPAENMLGNEGDGFKIAMTGLDGGRIGIAAQSVGVAQAALDHAVKYAKGRDQFGHKISKFQGLRWYIAEMATEIEAARQLMFSAAAMKDRKEKYTMQASMAKLFASEMVNRITGKCLQIHGGYGVTKDYPIERLYRDARVFTIYEGTSEIQKVVISNGILKDKRKM; this is translated from the coding sequence ATGCCTTTTTTCAAGCTTACGGATGAACAACTGATGATTCAGAGCATGGTTCGGGAGTTCTCGCGCAAGGTACTTGCGGCCACGGCTGCCGAACGGGATAAAACCAAGGAGTTCCCTGCCGGGAATTTAAAGCAGATGGGGGATCTGGGCCTGATGGGGATGATGATTCCCCCCGAATACGGCGGGGAAGGCGCGGACACCATCAGCTATGTGCTGGCCCTTTCCGAGGTCGCCTATTCCTGCGCATCCACGGCAGTGGTCATGTCCGTTCACAATTCCATTGTCTGCGAGAGTATCCTGAAGTTCGGAAGCGAGGCCCAGAAACAGAAATATCTGCCACAGCTGACCGATGCGGATATCATCGGCGCTTTCGCCCTGACCGAGCCTCATGCCGGTTCCGATCCGGTGGCGCAGATGACCACTGCAGAGAAAAAGGGAGACCGGTACGTCATTAACGGCTCCAAGCGCTTTATCACCAGCGGGAAAAACTGCGGGCTGGTGATCGTTACCGCCAAGACGGATGAGAGCAAAAAACATAAAGGCATCAGCGCATTTATCGTGGAACAGGGGACGCCGGGCCTGATTGTCGGAAATATTGAGGACAAGATGGGGCTGCGGGCGTCGGATACCACCGACCTGATTTTTGAGAACTGCGAGGTGCCTGCCGAAAATATGCTGGGCAACGAGGGCGACGGTTTTAAAATCGCCATGACCGGTTTGGACGGTGGCCGCATCGGTATTGCGGCCCAGTCCGTGGGCGTGGCCCAGGCTGCCCTGGACCATGCGGTCAAATACGCCAAAGGGCGGGATCAGTTCGGTCATAAAATTTCTAAATTTCAGGGACTTCGCTGGTATATTGCGGAGATGGCGACCGAGATCGAGGCTGCCCGTCAGCTCATGTTTTCGGCTGCGGCCATGAAGGACCGGAAAGAAAAATACACCATGCAGGCCTCCATGGCCAAGCTGTTTGCGTCCGAGATGGTCAACCGGATTACCGGGAAATGTCTTCAGATTCATGGCGGATACGGCGTGACCAAGGATTATCCCATTGAGCGTTTATACCGGGACGCACGGGTTTTCACCATCTACGAGGGAACATCGGAGATTCAGAAGGTGGTGATTTCCAATGGAATTCTGAAGGACAAGCGCAAAATGTAA